AATACAGCTCCAGAAAGATTAGTATCCTGGAATTTCGCATCTTTTTTCCGGCTCTCTATATCTGCCAGCTGAGGATTATAAATTTTCAAGGTTCTGGTCGGTCCTGTTATTCCCTCATCCCTGGGCTGCAATATTAAAGTTCTTGCTAAACCATCATCCGGATCAGGATATCCCCAATATCCAACAGTAATTTCATTTGTTTGGAATACATCATCAAAGTAGTTATTAGTGACAACTTTGGAGGCAGAATCTGACAGAACCTCTGCTGTGACTTTATAAGTTCCGCTGTTTAAGTTATTGAAAGTAGCTATAAACCTTCCACCGCTATTTTTTGTTACCTGTTCTTCTCCATTATCCAAGGTAAACTTAATACCTTCCAGACCACTAATGGTATCTTTATTCCATGGCAGTTTCTCAACCTGCAGAATTGGCTTTCTTGGATTAAATACATGTACTACGCAGTCTTGATTCTGCACTACAAAATATCTGAAATTCCAATCATTTGGCCCTCCGCTATAGAAATTATCGTAGTTTATATTACCTTTCATTTCTTTCAGTCTGTAGCTTCCTGAGCGCAGAGGAACAGTTATCTGGCCACTGGTGTTTGTTGTAAACTCCGTAACCTCCTTGCCATCTATATTGACTGAAATAGTTTTAAAAACCCTTTCTCCTGCTTCTGCGTCATACTCTTCTCTTTCCAAGGTAAATTTCACACTGTTTAATTGTGTTTTACCAATTTCACTAGCAGTCATTACAGCCAATTCATCATCTGTTTTTCCAAATGTTTTTGTACTTGGCGTATATCCCCACTTAAAGATATCAACTTGATATTCTTTGTTGGATGTATTAGTCAGACGTATTCCTGTGGCATCCTGTCCATCCTCTGCTTCTCTGTAGAAATAATCCTCATTATAACAGCCGGAAACATCACCGTAGGCCCGAAGCATCAAGGAATACTTTTCAGTATCCATCTCTACAAGAGCAGGGGCGTACACCTCTTTTATAAAGAATCTGGCTTCCTTATAATGGGATTCTTCATTTTTACCTTCTGGAGTATCATCTCCTTCTCTTATAAATTTCTCTGCGATTTCATCTGGTGAATATCCATTAGCCTTCAAGTCTGCTTCCAGATCCGCAAAGTTAATATACTTTGTCATGGCAAAGCCAGACATTATGGCAGGATATTCGCTTTCCAATCCAGTTTCCACTGTATCTACAAGCAGAATCTCTTCAAATTCTCCTTTACCAGGTACTACTTCACCCTCTTTTGGAAGAGTTGTCAGCCATACCTGATATTTTACTCCGCCTAAAAGTGTGTATCTATCTTTCTCAGGCGTAGATGCTCCATGATCCAGGAATTTTTTCAGCTTAATCTAAGCTTCATAAATTCCTTTTCCCGGGCCCTCTAAATGGTCATTGTAAAGCTCCAGACCACTATTTACCTCAGAATGATATTGAGTTACCTTTACATCTCCATTCCCTGAATTCTCATAAGTAAACTCTCTTTTACTGGACTCCGGGGAATAGATGCCCATAACCTTAGGTAAGGGTTCTACTTTATGGCCGGTGGCAGATTCTGTTTCTACCAACCAGTAAATATAACCTGGCTCTAAAACAGTAGTGTCAAACATGCCTTCCCTCGTAACCCCTGTTTCTGGGTCCAGCTTTGTTCCACTTTCATACTCTCCTACTAACTGGAACTTATTCATAACCTCCTCT
The window above is part of the Lachnoclostridium edouardi genome. Proteins encoded here:
- a CDS encoding SpaA isopeptide-forming pilin-related protein is translated as MESEYPAIMSGFAMTKYINFADLEADLKANGYSPDEIAEKFIREGDDTPEGKNEESHYKEARFFIKEVYAPALVEMDTEKYSLMLRAYGDVSGCYNEDYFYREAEDGQDATGIRLTNTSNKEYQVDIFKWGYTPSTKTFGKTDDELAVMTASEIGKTQLNSVKFTLEREEYDAEAGERVFKTISVNIDGKEVTEFTTNTSGQITVPLRSGSYRLKEMKGNINYDNFYSGGPNDWNFRYFVVQNQDCVVHVFNPRKPILQVEKLPWNKDTISGLEGIKFTLDNGEEQVTKNSGGRFIATFNNLNSGTYKVTAEVLSDSASKVVTNNYFDDVFQTNEITVGYWGYPDPDDGLARTLILQPRDEGITGPTRTLKIYNPQLADIESRKKDAKFQDTNLSGAVFKVYYKPFAASDLANGYLKADIQDDNYSGRPTAADTDWGVYEEKTVATNVNGSLTLTDCPPGWYMFEELVAPEHYSLRTSNIITAVRGDMAGEGKENYITKETVTITNEPEVQLELTKTLDFGDMRTYMSAQEINGIVNGTSLTFYVFKKITDPLEPSGAADYIPVNDPDISGKQLAMTIRSFSGSGTTYNGTASVWLPQLNANESYCIKEGSNSNWLLQDTGTGWTKDDQGYMVLAGTFDGTVKNVSIGVTNRFSKAGIEVFKIAEGAEGNVVKPLSGAEFKLYEDKECTIPVVDFKEEQKDGKGTGVYRAEVTMTDLSEKTYYLQEEKAPAGYVLERRPIEVKLTPGKVVSSYDERPDGTSVYPELTITNKGGMDIKKSMARFTLRDMMRTIC